Part of the Pseudobdellovibrionaceae bacterium genome is shown below.
AAAGTACGGCGAGAAGGTCCGCATCGTTTACAAACACTTACCATTTAAGTCTTTAGCAGAGCCCGCCGCTCGATATTACGAAGCCATTGGAATGCAAGACCCAGCTAAGGCTGAAAAGTTCCACGACACACTTTACGAAAATCAGAAAAAAATCCATGACGAGGGTGAAGACTATCTTAAACAAGTGGCGAAAGAGGTCGGAGCTGATCTTAAACAGGTGTTAAAAGATATGAGTTCAGAAACCGTGAACAAAATCTTAAAGGCCGACTTCGAAGAAGCCCAAAAGTTTGGATTTCGCGGAACACCAGGGTTTCTTGTGAACGGTGTGGCTGTGAATGGTGCCTACCCACAAGAGCATTTCGAAACGATTATCGATCGTCACTTAAATAAATAACGGTCGACTTCAGTTTTTCGGAACATCAAAAATCGAAAAGCAGGGGAGAATGAGTATTCAATCGAATGCCGTCTCCCTGAAAATCCTAATGGTAAACCAGGGCAATCACATTGATGTCGTTGGTTTGACATTCTATTAACTTAGACCAGAACAACCACCTCGCTTTTTAGCAAAGGTTGACTAGTAGCCATTTTACGCCGTGAAATGGCTACATGATGACGAAAAGATTATTATTTAATAAAATTAAGGACTTAAAGAAATCGATCTTGCTGCTTGGTCCCAGACAAACTGGAAAATCCACTCTCATTAAGCAGCTCCGACCAGAAATAGAAATCAATCTCGCGGATCAGCAACAGTTTTTACGTCATCTATCGGATCCGTCACTCATTAAGAGCATGGTAGCGGGGAGAAAGACCATTTT
Proteins encoded:
- a CDS encoding thioredoxin domain-containing protein, which encodes MLETIKKHPKKFMDTLYQAQELAQKKAQDDQLEEEFKSPKTPEIQDNRVIFGNKNAPVTIVEYSDFQCPYCSKAHDTMKGLQEKYGEKVRIVYKHLPFKSLAEPAARYYEAIGMQDPAKAEKFHDTLYENQKKIHDEGEDYLKQVAKEVGADLKQVLKDMSSETVNKILKADFEEAQKFGFRGTPGFLVNGVAVNGAYPQEHFETIIDRHLNK